In Tursiops truncatus isolate mTurTru1 chromosome 19, mTurTru1.mat.Y, whole genome shotgun sequence, a genomic segment contains:
- the CNFN gene encoding cornifelin isoform X1, protein MQFEMHDNVKGKAMSYPVTSQPQGASSYQCQLSDWNTTLMDCCSDMPICLCGTFVPLCLACRISDDFGECCGTPCLPGALNSLRTGMRERYHIQGSIAKDWAALTFCLPCALCQMARELKIRE, encoded by the exons ATGCAATTTGAGATGCACGACAACGTGAAAGGCAAAG CCATGTCCTACCCAGTGACCAGCCAGCCCCAGGGTGCCAGCAGCTACCAGTGCCAGCTCAGTGACTGGAACACCACTCTCATGGACTGCTGCAGTGACATGCCCATCT gtCTGTGCGGCACTTTCGTCCCTCTGTGCCTCGCCTGCCGCATCTCCGACGACTTCGGCGAGTGCTGCGGCACTCCCTGCCTGCCCGGAGCCCTGAACTCCCTGCGCACCGGCATGCGCGAGCGCTACCACATCCAG gGCTCTATCGCGAAAGACTGGGCGGCCCTCACCTTTTGTTTGCCCTGCGCCCTCTGTCAGATGGCGCGGGAGCTGAAGATCCGAGAGTAA
- the CNFN gene encoding cornifelin isoform X2 — protein sequence MSYPVTSQPQGASSYQCQLSDWNTTLMDCCSDMPICLCGTFVPLCLACRISDDFGECCGTPCLPGALNSLRTGMRERYHIQGSIAKDWAALTFCLPCALCQMARELKIRE from the exons ATGTCCTACCCAGTGACCAGCCAGCCCCAGGGTGCCAGCAGCTACCAGTGCCAGCTCAGTGACTGGAACACCACTCTCATGGACTGCTGCAGTGACATGCCCATCT gtCTGTGCGGCACTTTCGTCCCTCTGTGCCTCGCCTGCCGCATCTCCGACGACTTCGGCGAGTGCTGCGGCACTCCCTGCCTGCCCGGAGCCCTGAACTCCCTGCGCACCGGCATGCGCGAGCGCTACCACATCCAG gGCTCTATCGCGAAAGACTGGGCGGCCCTCACCTTTTGTTTGCCCTGCGCCCTCTGTCAGATGGCGCGGGAGCTGAAGATCCGAGAGTAA